The Indicator indicator isolate 239-I01 chromosome 32, UM_Iind_1.1, whole genome shotgun sequence genome contains a region encoding:
- the NMNAT1 gene encoding nicotinamide/nicotinic acid mononucleotide adenylyltransferase 1 has product MAMEDDKKTEVVLLACGSFNPITNMHLRLFELAKDYFNETGKYKVIKGIISPVGDAYKKKGLISANHRVAMAKLATKNSDWVEVDDWESSQSEWLETLKVLRYHHQKLLPTDPTNSLQNAVPLSKPGRKRKQEPNRHDPVKKKNQSPDVKSVPQVKLLCGSDMLESFAIPNLWKLEDITEIVENHGLVCISRAGNSVQKFIYESDILWRHKNNIHLVEEWITNDISSTKIRRALRRGQSIRYLVPDVVQAYIEKHNLYSPESEDRNAGVVLAPLQKQASESKN; this is encoded by the exons ATGGCTATGGAAGATGACAAGAAGACTGAGGTAGTACTGCTGGCCTGTGGCTCCTTCAATCCCATCACCAATATGCATCTAAGGCTATTTGAGCTGGCTAAAGACTACTTCAATGAAACAG gaaaataCAAAGTAATCAAAGGAATCATTTCACCAGTAGGCGATGCCTATAAGAAGAAAGGTCTGATCAGTGCGAATCACCGAGTAGCTATGGCAAAACTAGCTACAAAAAACTCAGACTGGGTGGAAGTGGATGATTGGGAAAGCAGCCAGAGTGAGTGGTTGGAAACGCTAAAAGTTTTAAG GTATCATCATCAAAAGCTTTTGCCTACTGATCCCACTAATAGTCTGCAGAATGCTGTACCTTTATCAAAGCCAGGACGGAAGAGAAAACAGGAACCAAACAGGCATGAccctgttaaaaagaaaaaccagagTCCAGATGTAAAAA gtgTCCCACAGGTTAAACTGCTCTGTGGAAGTGACATGCTGGAATCTTTTGCGATCCCAAATCTGTGGAAGCTGGAGGACATCACAGAAATTGTGGAAAACCATGGCCTTGTGTGcatcagcagggctggaaaCAGCGTTCAGAAATTCATCTATGAATCTGACATTTTGTGGAGACATAAGAATAACATTCACCTTGTGGAAGAGTGGATCACAAATGACATTTCCTCCACGAAGATTAGGAGAGCACTGCGGAGGGGCCAGAGCATTCGTTACCTAGTGCCTGATGTAGTTCAGGCATACATAGAAAAACATAATCTATATAGTCCAGAGAGTGAAGACAGGAATGCTGGGGTTGTCTTGGCTCCCTTACAGAAACAGGCAAGTGAATCCAAGAATTAA
- the RBP7 gene encoding retinoid-binding protein 7 has protein sequence MPVDFSGTWNLISSDNFEGYMVALGIDFATRKIAKMLKPQKVIKQDGDSFYIHTTSTFRDYLLEFKVGEEFDEDNKGLDNRKCKSLVTWQNDKLVCVQTGEKKNRGWTHWLEGGDLHLELRCENQVCKQVFKRA, from the exons ATGCCTGTGGATTTCAGTGGAACCTGGAATCTTATCAGCAGTGACAACTTTGAAGGATATATGGTGGCTTTAG GTATTGACTTTGCAACACGCAAGATAGCAAAAATGCTGAAGCCTCAGAAAGTGATCAAGCAAGATGGGGATTCATTTTATATCCATACCACCAGCACATTCAGAGATTATTTGCTTGAGTTCAAAGTTGGAGAAGAATTTGATGAAGATAATAAAGGCCTGGATAACAGAAAATGCAAG AGCCTAGTTACCTGGCAAAATGACAAACTTGTCTGTGtccagactggagagaagaagaacAGGGGCTGGACACACTGGCTTGAAGGGGGTGACCTTCACCTG gagCTTCGTTGTGAAAATCAAGTATGTAAACAGGTCTTCAAGAGAGCCTGA